A stretch of the Flavobacterium sp. 5 genome encodes the following:
- a CDS encoding ROK family protein — translation MALIIGVDVGGSHVSSAAVDNESFKIIPNTYFSGFVDNKASKEIIFSKWAEIINKTIEECEYNDTIEIAFSMPGPFQYETGRAMFEGNDKFEALYNVLIPDEFSKYITSENISFRFLNDASSFGIGSILMNGLDKNEGKVVAITLGTGFGASFLENIIPLTKGKNVPINGCLWDKIFLDGIADEYFSTRWFIKKYEEYSGTEITDGVKEISNKNDEFSKRVFKEFAINLSCFMHPFLNDFGANTLVLGGNIAKCFTLFLPEIQKILRSNEIEIEIIILENTEESSIIGASYMFNDSFWVKIKETLPSF, via the coding sequence ATGGCATTAATAATAGGTGTTGATGTAGGAGGTAGTCACGTTAGTAGCGCTGCAGTAGATAATGAAAGTTTTAAAATAATTCCTAATACTTATTTTAGCGGATTTGTAGATAATAAAGCTTCTAAAGAAATTATTTTTTCGAAATGGGCAGAGATTATTAATAAAACAATTGAAGAATGTGAGTATAATGATACCATAGAAATTGCTTTTTCTATGCCAGGCCCATTTCAGTATGAAACTGGTAGAGCAATGTTTGAAGGGAACGATAAGTTTGAAGCATTATATAATGTTTTAATTCCAGATGAATTTTCAAAATATATCACATCAGAAAATATAAGTTTTCGTTTTTTAAATGATGCTTCTTCATTTGGTATAGGAAGCATACTGATGAATGGATTGGATAAAAATGAGGGAAAAGTTGTCGCGATAACTTTAGGAACTGGTTTTGGCGCCTCTTTTTTAGAAAACATAATACCATTAACAAAAGGAAAAAATGTTCCCATAAATGGCTGCCTATGGGATAAAATTTTCCTAGATGGAATAGCAGATGAATATTTTTCAACAAGATGGTTTATAAAAAAATATGAAGAGTATAGTGGGACCGAGATAACAGATGGGGTTAAAGAAATATCAAATAAAAATGATGAATTTTCAAAAAGAGTTTTTAAAGAATTTGCAATCAATTTAAGCTGTTTTATGCATCCTTTTTTGAATGATTTTGGAGCAAATACATTAGTTTTAGGTGGAAATATTGCGAAATGTTTTACTCTGTTTTTGCCTGAGATACAAAAGATTTTGAGAAGTAATGAAATTGAAATTGAAATAATAATTTTAGAGAATACAGAAGAATCTAGTATAATTGGAGCAAGTTATATGTTTAACGATTCATTTTGGGTAAAAATAAAAGAAACTTTGCCTAGTTTTTAA
- a CDS encoding RNA polymerase sigma factor, whose protein sequence is MNNCISKEIEDLFLTHYREWCLVSYSYVENMDEAEDIVQDVLEKVLCKLDDVNKILDIKSYIFVAIKNTSLKRLRKASKLTKMIESDIFIPSHEDGLIAFEKSAYILDALGSLPDQSKRVFELCVLEGLKYEVAADTLNISINTVKYHLKKGFKTLRVILHNQYFISLISTLISVFLLAE, encoded by the coding sequence ATGAACAACTGTATTTCAAAAGAAATCGAAGATTTATTTCTTACTCACTACCGTGAATGGTGTTTGGTTTCCTATAGTTATGTAGAAAACATGGATGAAGCTGAGGATATCGTTCAAGATGTCCTTGAGAAGGTTTTATGCAAACTAGATGATGTAAATAAAATTTTAGATATCAAAAGTTATATTTTCGTAGCGATAAAAAACACGAGTCTTAAGAGACTTAGAAAAGCTAGTAAATTAACAAAAATGATCGAAAGTGACATCTTTATACCTTCGCATGAAGATGGTTTAATTGCTTTTGAAAAAAGTGCTTATATACTAGATGCACTCGGTAGTTTGCCTGATCAATCTAAAAGAGTTTTTGAACTTTGTGTTCTAGAAGGTTTAAAATACGAAGTAGCAGCTGACACTCTTAATATTTCCATAAATACTGTAAAGTACCATTTAAAAAAAGGCTTTAAAACTTTACGTGTAATACTTCACAATCAATATTTTATTAGTTTAATCTCTACACTTATTTCTGTTTTTTTATTAGCAGAATAA
- a CDS encoding RagB/SusD family nutrient uptake outer membrane protein: MRSNQIVLFVAAMLAVFSSCQDDFLEKEPKSQITPEKYLDDESQLAAYTINLYNVFPVMENYGRDSDTDTEADRGYDNRYVPGQWLVPDRGGDWDFGNIYQCNYFMGKVIPKWKKNEITGNPSNVDHYIGEMYFLRAYIYFQKLVALGDFPILKFNPDMDIDQLTALSQRNPRNEVARFIISDLDSATTLMHDFSPDGKGNRLSKQVALLMKSRVALYEGTWEKYFKGTPFVPNGPGWPGLQKDYNKNYQFPSGSIDGEIDYFLTQAMNSSKAAADHILLTPNTQKVEVPGQSYLDFAKACDSNPYLGMFSKIDLSPYNEVLLWRAFDVGLGVGNSYAIGVQSGGDGYTRGFVDNCLMANGLPIYAPGSGYAGDDYLADVRTKRDMRLNLWLAEPGQINILYPSALNTHGTDVAIVPDIMNLLGNHDQPTGYHHTKGNNYDGVNYGQHTGSSMGSIAFRGVEAYLNYIEASYEKNGSIDGTASSYWKQIRERAGVDSDFNKTIAATDMSMEAKNDWGAYSEGSLIDATLYNIRRERRVEMLGEGFRLNDLKRWRAMDQMISTPYQIEGFKLWGPMKDWYNPAKLTYGIGDKSTVSDPAISSYLRVNQKNPTTLAYNGYRWTMAHYLSPIAMQHFLITSPNGDASGSPIYQNPNWPTTANSGPTN; the protein is encoded by the coding sequence ATGAGATCAAATCAAATTGTACTATTTGTTGCAGCTATGTTAGCTGTCTTTAGTTCTTGTCAGGACGACTTTCTTGAGAAAGAGCCAAAATCTCAAATTACTCCAGAAAAATACCTAGATGATGAGTCACAACTAGCGGCTTACACTATCAATTTATATAATGTATTTCCTGTAATGGAGAATTATGGAAGAGATAGTGATACTGATACGGAGGCTGATAGAGGATATGATAATCGCTATGTTCCTGGGCAATGGCTTGTTCCAGATAGAGGAGGGGACTGGGATTTTGGTAATATTTATCAATGTAACTATTTCATGGGTAAAGTAATTCCTAAATGGAAAAAAAATGAAATTACAGGTAACCCTTCTAACGTTGACCATTATATTGGCGAAATGTATTTTTTGAGAGCCTATATTTATTTCCAAAAATTGGTTGCGTTGGGAGATTTTCCAATTTTAAAATTTAATCCCGACATGGATATCGATCAATTGACTGCATTAAGTCAAAGAAATCCTAGAAACGAGGTAGCTCGTTTTATAATTTCAGATTTGGATTCTGCAACGACATTGATGCATGACTTTAGTCCTGATGGAAAAGGAAATAGATTATCAAAGCAAGTGGCACTATTGATGAAATCTAGAGTAGCTCTTTATGAGGGTACTTGGGAAAAATACTTTAAAGGAACCCCTTTTGTACCCAACGGTCCAGGATGGCCAGGGCTACAAAAGGATTATAATAAGAATTATCAGTTTCCTTCAGGAAGTATTGATGGAGAGATAGATTATTTTTTGACACAAGCTATGAATTCTTCAAAAGCTGCCGCAGATCATATTTTATTAACTCCAAATACACAAAAAGTAGAGGTGCCTGGTCAATCGTATCTAGATTTTGCTAAAGCATGCGATTCGAATCCTTATTTAGGTATGTTTAGTAAAATTGATTTGAGTCCTTATAATGAAGTATTGTTATGGCGTGCTTTTGATGTGGGACTTGGAGTAGGTAATTCATATGCTATTGGTGTGCAAAGTGGTGGTGATGGATATACCCGAGGTTTTGTAGACAATTGTTTAATGGCAAATGGTTTGCCAATATATGCACCTGGATCTGGGTATGCGGGTGATGATTACCTTGCTGATGTAAGAACGAAAAGAGACATGCGTTTAAACCTTTGGTTGGCGGAACCGGGTCAGATAAATATTTTATATCCGTCTGCTTTAAATACTCATGGTACAGATGTAGCAATTGTTCCAGATATAATGAATTTATTAGGGAATCATGATCAGCCTACAGGGTATCATCATACAAAAGGAAATAATTATGATGGTGTTAATTATGGTCAGCATACTGGTAGCTCAATGGGGAGTATTGCTTTTAGAGGAGTTGAAGCGTACCTTAATTATATTGAAGCTAGTTATGAGAAAAATGGATCTATAGATGGTACAGCTTCTTCTTATTGGAAACAAATTAGAGAAAGAGCGGGTGTAGATTCTGATTTTAACAAAACCATTGCTGCTACTGATATGAGTATGGAAGCCAAAAATGACTGGGGAGCTTATTCTGAGGGTTCATTGATAGATGCTACATTGTATAATATTCGTAGAGAGAGACGTGTAGAAATGTTGGGTGAGGGTTTCCGTCTTAATGACTTAAAACGATGGAGAGCAATGGATCAAATGATTTCAACTCCTTATCAAATAGAAGGTTTCAAGTTATGGGGGCCTATGAAAGATTGGTATAATCCGGCTAAGCTAACGTACGGAATTGGCGACAAAAGCACGGTGTCAGATCCGGCTATTAGTTCGTATTTACGTGTAAATCAAAAAAATCCTACAACTTTAGCTTATAATGGATACCGTTGGACAATGGCACATTATCTAAGTCCAATTGCAATGCAGCATTTTTTAATAACATCTCCAAATGGTGATGCAAGTGGATCTCCGATTTATCAAAATCCAAATTGGCCTACGACTGCAAATTCGGGACCAACAAATTAA
- a CDS encoding LacI family DNA-binding transcriptional regulator has protein sequence MKKKTVSIKNIAEHLNISVTTVSFVLNGKAKEKHISKILTQKVLDYAQKVNYKPNQIAQSLRTGKSKILVFMVEDISNYFFSKLARIIEDIAYDKGYKVIFCSNENQDTKSLELIELFKNRQVDGFIIVPSPGIKSMIAELIEENHPIILLDRYFSDLECNSVVIDNQEATFDATNHLIANNYKNIAFITTDSDQMQMQNRLFGYENAIVENNLKPHVLKIPYKEANDGKSKDFIKKFIDETKKLDAVFFATNYLTQAGLEAFKENNPEFIHSLGIITFDDNELFKIYSPTITAVSQPLEAIGNKLMELMLRLLKQKDVKEISEKIILNAELKIRESSQKRSL, from the coding sequence ATGAAAAAGAAAACTGTTTCAATAAAAAATATTGCTGAACATTTAAATATTTCAGTAACTACTGTTTCTTTTGTTTTAAATGGTAAAGCAAAAGAGAAACATATTTCCAAAATTCTTACTCAGAAAGTTTTAGATTACGCTCAAAAGGTTAATTATAAACCAAATCAAATAGCACAGAGTCTGCGTACTGGAAAATCAAAAATATTAGTTTTCATGGTTGAAGATATCTCTAATTACTTTTTTTCTAAATTGGCTAGAATTATTGAAGATATTGCCTATGATAAAGGATATAAGGTTATTTTTTGTAGCAACGAAAATCAAGATACAAAATCACTTGAGTTAATTGAGTTATTTAAAAACAGACAAGTTGATGGTTTTATAATTGTTCCTTCTCCAGGAATAAAAAGTATGATTGCAGAATTAATTGAGGAGAATCATCCAATCATTCTTTTAGATAGATATTTCTCTGATTTAGAATGTAATAGTGTTGTTATTGATAATCAAGAAGCAACTTTTGATGCAACAAACCATTTGATTGCGAATAATTATAAAAATATCGCTTTTATAACTACGGATTCAGATCAAATGCAAATGCAAAATCGTTTATTTGGTTATGAAAATGCAATTGTTGAGAATAATTTAAAACCGCATGTTCTTAAAATCCCATATAAAGAAGCTAATGATGGAAAATCAAAAGATTTTATAAAAAAATTTATTGATGAGACTAAAAAATTAGATGCGGTATTTTTTGCAACAAACTATTTAACTCAAGCTGGATTAGAAGCTTTTAAAGAGAATAATCCAGAATTCATACATAGTTTAGGTATAATTACCTTTGATGATAATGAGCTTTTTAAAATCTACAGTCCTACAATTACAGCAGTTTCTCAGCCATTAGAAGCAATAGGAAATAAATTAATGGAATTGATGTTGAGATTGTTAAAACAAAAAGATGTAAAAGAAATTTCGGAGAAGATTATACTTAATGCAGAATTAAAAATACGAGAGTCTTCGCAGAAGCGTTCCTTGTAA
- a CDS encoding TonB-dependent receptor has translation MRSVFLEIQSQTDYKFVYNNKKIDEEQLVSIKVKNKPLQMVLDNFFKGTNISYVLMDKQIILKSNSNEESNAKVPAKQVQAAKISGIVTDVKGIPLPGCTIQEKGTKNAASTDFDGKYFIDVTSKQSILVFSFLGFKSQEIAIGDRSKINVSLVEESNILNEIVVVGYGVQKKTNVTGAIATVSGKVLENRPVQNAVQGLQGMVAGLNITQSGGGGTLDSKPNINIRGTGTIGDGSSANPLILIDGSEGDLATINPSDIDNISVLKDAAASSIYGSRAPFGVILVTTKKGKSGKTIVNISSSTRISKPVLIPDILDSYSFANYFNDAFKNAGKTPFFTDERLQRIKDFMNGTITTTIPPKGTNSNVWGDGYDQGNDNVDWYKAVFKPSVISHENNVSISGGKEGLTYYLSGAYLDQPGFMNFGGDQYKRYNTTLRINADVFKWMSLTYTNRFIREDYARPSYMTDGAFADLARQGWPVLPLYDPNGYLYNSPSPALRLRDGGRQNKVEDTFVQQLNLVFKLSLDWKIKWDVTYQTKNAFQHWDLQYTYNHDVNGIPYVAHNRSEVHEDAYKEDYYNSNIYTDYTKSFGKHHFNALLGMQAESTDYRAFGATRQGVILPEITAIDATSGTDYSGKTVPPNVNGDYKDWSLNGYFGRIDYNYDGRYMIQGNLRYDGSSRYRSDNRWVWSPSVSLGWNVAREEFWKPLEEIVGMFKLRGSFGTLSNQNDANGNYYPTYLTQPIGIANGSWLVNGTRPNTASAPELRNKALTWETIQTWDVGVDFALFDNKLTGSFDYFNRETKNMVGPAIELPVILGTRVPRANNTDLETYGFDMNISWKQQLSNGFGYYATALLADNRTKITKYPNQTGTLSQYNAGELDGNIWGYQTIGIAKTTAEMNAHLNSLPNGGQNSLGNNWNAGDIMYKDVNGDGKIDQGSNTLTDHGDLVKIGNNKPRYTLGFDTGANYKGFDFRAFFQGVLKRDYWNDTPIFWGMKGGVWGSTGLVQHLDYFRDDANSPLGLNIDSYYPRPVEGQDKNQKAQSRYLINAAYMRLKNIQFGYSLSNQVVQKIGMTKVRIYFSADNVITWTKIPKMFDPETLDLGQNGNIYPLSTTYSIGVNLSL, from the coding sequence ATGCGTTCCGTATTTTTAGAAATACAGTCGCAAACAGATTATAAATTTGTTTACAATAATAAAAAAATTGATGAGGAACAATTGGTGTCGATAAAGGTTAAAAATAAGCCTTTACAAATGGTTCTAGATAATTTTTTTAAGGGCACTAATATATCGTATGTTCTGATGGACAAACAAATTATATTAAAGTCGAATTCGAATGAAGAGAGTAATGCAAAAGTTCCTGCTAAACAAGTTCAAGCAGCTAAGATATCTGGAATTGTTACGGATGTTAAAGGGATTCCTCTTCCAGGTTGTACAATACAAGAAAAAGGTACAAAAAACGCTGCATCCACCGATTTTGATGGTAAATATTTTATTGATGTTACAAGCAAACAATCAATATTAGTATTTTCTTTTTTGGGTTTTAAATCTCAAGAAATTGCAATTGGTGATAGATCTAAAATTAATGTATCCTTAGTAGAGGAAAGTAATATTTTAAATGAAATAGTTGTTGTAGGTTATGGTGTTCAAAAGAAAACAAATGTAACTGGTGCAATTGCTACCGTTAGTGGTAAGGTATTAGAAAATCGCCCTGTGCAAAATGCTGTACAAGGACTGCAAGGTATGGTTGCGGGTTTAAATATTACACAATCAGGAGGAGGAGGTACTTTAGATAGTAAGCCAAATATAAATATTCGTGGGACGGGTACTATTGGAGATGGATCATCGGCTAATCCATTGATTCTTATCGATGGATCTGAAGGAGATCTTGCTACGATAAATCCTTCAGATATTGATAATATATCTGTTTTAAAAGATGCAGCCGCTTCCTCTATCTATGGTTCCAGGGCTCCTTTTGGTGTTATTTTGGTGACTACTAAAAAAGGAAAATCTGGAAAAACTATAGTAAATATTAGTTCAAGTACTAGAATTAGTAAGCCAGTTTTAATTCCAGATATTCTTGATTCGTATTCTTTTGCGAATTATTTTAATGATGCTTTCAAAAATGCTGGGAAAACGCCATTTTTTACTGACGAACGTTTACAACGTATAAAGGATTTTATGAATGGTACAATAACAACAACAATTCCACCAAAAGGTACAAATTCTAATGTATGGGGCGATGGTTATGATCAAGGGAATGATAATGTTGATTGGTATAAAGCAGTGTTTAAGCCTTCAGTAATTTCACATGAAAATAATGTAAGTATAAGTGGTGGTAAGGAAGGATTGACTTATTATCTTTCTGGTGCATATCTTGATCAGCCTGGTTTTATGAACTTTGGAGGAGATCAATATAAGAGATATAATACGACTTTAAGAATAAATGCCGATGTATTTAAATGGATGTCTTTGACGTACACAAATAGGTTTATTAGAGAAGATTATGCAAGACCATCCTACATGACTGATGGAGCATTTGCTGACTTAGCCCGACAAGGTTGGCCTGTTTTACCTTTGTATGATCCTAATGGTTATTTATATAATAGTCCATCACCTGCTCTTCGCCTAAGAGATGGAGGTAGACAAAATAAAGTAGAGGATACTTTTGTGCAACAATTAAATTTAGTTTTTAAACTTTCTTTAGATTGGAAAATCAAGTGGGATGTCACATATCAAACAAAAAATGCTTTTCAGCATTGGGATTTACAATATACGTACAATCATGATGTCAATGGTATTCCTTATGTAGCACATAATAGATCTGAGGTACATGAAGATGCTTATAAAGAAGATTATTATAACTCTAATATTTATACAGATTATACTAAAAGTTTTGGTAAACATCATTTTAATGCTTTATTAGGTATGCAAGCTGAATCAACAGATTATAGAGCATTTGGAGCAACTAGACAAGGAGTTATTCTTCCCGAAATTACAGCAATAGATGCTACATCTGGAACAGATTATTCAGGGAAGACTGTACCACCTAATGTAAATGGGGACTATAAAGACTGGTCTCTTAATGGTTATTTTGGACGTATCGATTATAATTATGATGGGCGTTACATGATTCAAGGTAATCTTCGTTATGATGGTTCTTCGCGTTACCGTTCTGATAACAGATGGGTGTGGTCTCCTTCTGTTTCATTAGGATGGAATGTCGCTAGAGAAGAATTTTGGAAACCATTAGAAGAGATAGTAGGCATGTTTAAATTAAGAGGATCCTTTGGTACTTTGAGTAATCAAAATGATGCAAATGGTAATTATTATCCGACCTATTTAACACAACCTATTGGAATTGCAAATGGATCTTGGTTAGTTAATGGTACTAGACCGAATACAGCCAGTGCTCCAGAATTAAGAAACAAGGCACTTACTTGGGAAACAATTCAAACTTGGGATGTGGGGGTTGACTTTGCTTTATTCGATAATAAGCTTACTGGATCGTTTGATTATTTCAACCGAGAAACAAAAAATATGGTGGGTCCTGCAATAGAATTGCCTGTTATTTTAGGAACTCGTGTTCCAAGAGCAAATAATACGGATTTAGAAACCTATGGTTTTGATATGAATATCTCGTGGAAACAGCAATTAAGTAATGGTTTTGGTTATTATGCTACAGCTTTACTTGCTGACAACCGTACTAAAATTACAAAGTATCCAAATCAAACTGGAACTTTGAGTCAATATAATGCAGGAGAGCTAGATGGTAATATTTGGGGATACCAAACCATTGGTATAGCAAAGACTACTGCAGAAATGAATGCCCATTTAAACTCTTTACCAAATGGCGGTCAGAATAGTTTAGGTAATAATTGGAATGCAGGCGATATTATGTATAAAGATGTAAATGGTGATGGCAAAATAGATCAAGGATCTAATACCCTTACCGACCATGGTGATTTGGTTAAAATCGGAAATAATAAACCACGTTATACTCTTGGTTTTGATACAGGAGCTAACTATAAAGGATTTGATTTTAGAGCATTTTTTCAAGGTGTCCTGAAAAGAGATTACTGGAATGATACACCTATTTTTTGGGGTATGAAAGGCGGTGTTTGGGGGTCTACCGGATTGGTACAACATTTGGATTATTTTAGAGATGATGCAAACAGTCCTCTTGGACTAAATATTGATTCGTATTATCCTCGTCCCGTAGAAGGACAAGATAAAAATCAAAAAGCTCAATCTAGGTATCTTATAAATGCGGCCTATATGAGGTTGAAAAATATACAGTTTGGGTATTCATTAAGTAACCAAGTGGTTCAAAAAATTGGAATGACCAAAGTACGTATCTATTTTTCAGCAGATAATGTTATAACCTGGACTAAAATCCCGAAAATGTTTGACCCTGAAACTCTTGATCTTGGACAAAATGGAAACATATATCCATTATCAACTACCTATTCTATAGGGGTTAATCTTTCTCTTTAA
- a CDS encoding FecR family protein, translating to MDIAEIIIKKLNNQLNEEENKAFIEWFESSDENQAVFERLKEAKTQRGNIPVIDDLDSVLALDKLILNYRAKRKKRLIFSIMKYASIVVIFLVGGYSIWQYSRPNIVIDPNSVTLNMGDGKIIALSSNNLQNIIDDSGNFVGTSNQSEIDYTKTVTQDEIAYNCLKVPNGKNFNVRLSDGTLVHLNAGSSLKYPTKFCKKGFRKVTLLGEAFFEVSKDKKHPFVVNANNLNITVLGTKFNVSSYPEDTTINTVLVEGSVKLAGKDEKKAQFLKPGFKAEWTTNNEKIAFSKVDTSVYTKWMEKGLVIDELPFDKIITKLERFYGVKIENRNQNLKEQIYTAEFSNKTINQVLDTFRVDTPFEYKMTNNQIIIY from the coding sequence ATGGATATAGCTGAAATTATTATTAAAAAATTAAATAATCAACTTAACGAAGAGGAAAACAAAGCATTCATAGAATGGTTTGAATCTTCTGATGAAAACCAAGCTGTTTTTGAGCGACTCAAGGAAGCCAAAACTCAGAGAGGGAATATTCCTGTTATTGATGATTTAGATTCAGTCTTAGCACTTGATAAATTAATATTAAATTATAGAGCAAAAAGAAAAAAACGGCTGATTTTTTCTATCATGAAATATGCTTCTATAGTTGTAATTTTTCTTGTTGGCGGATATAGTATTTGGCAATATTCCAGACCAAATATAGTCATAGATCCAAATTCAGTAACCTTGAATATGGGAGATGGGAAAATTATAGCGCTTTCTTCTAATAATTTACAAAACATTATTGATGATTCTGGCAATTTTGTTGGGACAAGTAATCAATCCGAAATTGATTATACCAAAACTGTTACGCAAGATGAAATTGCATATAATTGTTTAAAGGTTCCCAACGGCAAAAATTTTAATGTAAGATTGTCTGATGGAACTTTGGTACACTTAAATGCTGGTTCCTCATTAAAATACCCTACTAAATTTTGCAAAAAAGGTTTTCGAAAAGTAACACTTCTTGGGGAGGCCTTTTTTGAAGTGAGTAAAGATAAAAAGCATCCGTTTGTTGTAAATGCTAATAATCTTAATATTACCGTATTGGGTACCAAATTTAATGTTAGCTCTTATCCAGAAGACACAACTATAAATACAGTACTTGTCGAAGGATCTGTGAAATTAGCTGGAAAAGATGAAAAGAAAGCTCAATTTCTAAAACCTGGATTTAAAGCGGAATGGACTACTAATAATGAAAAAATTGCTTTCTCTAAGGTTGATACATCCGTTTATACCAAGTGGATGGAAAAAGGATTGGTAATTGATGAACTTCCCTTTGATAAAATAATAACCAAACTCGAAAGATTTTATGGTGTGAAGATTGAAAACAGAAATCAAAATCTTAAAGAACAAATTTATACTGCCGAATTTTCAAATAAAACGATAAATCAGGTTTTGGATACTTTTAGGGTTGATACCCCTTTTGAATACAAAATGACAAACAATCAAATTATTATTTATTAA
- a CDS encoding phosphoheptose isomerase produces MENKNYLEKETIFKEIAEWLQTQNYSVTQQDISRPWGGFFVIDESQASRFAEQFFPHLKMSDIQITNKLSPKILIVAPEKRLSWQYHFRRAEIWKVLQGPVGVKISDTDVEGEIRELPKDSFIQMNKGERHRLIGLDSWGIVAEIWQHTDPNNPSDEEDIVRLQDDFGR; encoded by the coding sequence ATGGAGAATAAAAATTACTTAGAAAAAGAAACTATTTTTAAAGAAATAGCAGAATGGTTGCAAACTCAGAATTATAGTGTGACTCAACAAGACATTAGCAGGCCTTGGGGAGGATTTTTTGTTATAGACGAATCACAAGCGAGTAGATTTGCAGAACAGTTTTTTCCTCATCTTAAAATGTCAGATATACAAATTACAAATAAACTAAGTCCTAAAATTTTGATTGTTGCCCCTGAAAAAAGATTATCATGGCAATATCATTTTAGAAGAGCAGAAATCTGGAAAGTGCTTCAAGGTCCAGTGGGAGTAAAAATCAGTGATACTGATGTGGAAGGTGAAATAAGAGAACTGCCAAAAGATAGTTTTATACAAATGAATAAAGGAGAACGTCATCGTTTGATAGGATTGGATTCTTGGGGAATTGTTGCCGAGATATGGCAACATACGGATCCTAATAATCCATCAGATGAAGAGGATATAGTTCGACTTCAAGATGATTTTGGAAGATAA